Proteins from one Rosa chinensis cultivar Old Blush chromosome 7, RchiOBHm-V2, whole genome shotgun sequence genomic window:
- the LOC112178502 gene encoding uncharacterized protein LOC112178502 has product MNRFRKLLMQEEEDAITRNRQRALVMQAASSHILRIQEEESQWGGSQPGRQYIVRDREAMDRRLKALYFTSPCRFQGDIFRRRYRMRPHVFDQMMHDVANHDPYFVQTDDASGRVGLSTEQKLTCAMRMLAYGLPADLCDEFLDVAESTALEILSHFTRAIWNVYHDHYLRRPTPADLQRLVDVASKRGSPEWREVSIVCTGSGKTAQPHGNGTSLVIRENSQSFWRRSHHTMLGFGKPISDFQVPLMILMYLECLHYSTKYAQVRLLEFRTM; this is encoded by the coding sequence ATGAATAGGTTCCGGAAATTGCTTatgcaagaggaagaagatgccaTTACAAGAAATCGTCAAAGAGCCCTGGTGATGCAGGCAGCTTCCTCTCATATCTTGAGGATCCAAGAGGAAGAATCACAGTGGGGTGGTTCACAGCCCGGGCGCCAGTACATCGTAAGAGATCGAGAAGCTATGGATCGACGATTGAAAGCTCTATACTTCACTTCTCCGTGCAGGTTCCAGGGTGATATATTTCGTAGAAGGTACAGAATGCGACCTCATGTGTTTGACCAAATGATGCATGATGTCGCCAACCACGATCCGTACTTCGTGCAAACTGATGATGCCTCCGGCAGAGTTGGTTTGTCTACCGAACAAAAGCTGACTTGTGCTATGAGGATGCTTGCTTATGGGCTTCCGGCCGACCTGTGTGATGAGTTTCTAGACGTAGCTGAATCTACAGCTTTGGAGATCTTGTCGCACTTTACTAGAGCAATATGGAATGTGTACCACGATCATTACCTTCGTCGACCAACTCCGGCAGATTTGCAGCGGTTGGTCGATGTTGCCTCCAAAAGGGGTTCCCCTGAATGGCGGGAAGTCTCGATTGTATGCACTGGCAGTGGAAAAACTGCCCAACCTCATGGAAATGGCACTTCACTGGTTATAAGGGAAAACTCACAATCATTCTGGAGGCGGTCGCATCATACGATGCTTGGATTTGGCAAGCCTATTTCGGACTTCCAGGTTCCCTTAATGATATTAATGTACTTGGAATGTCTCCATTATTCAACGAAATATGCACAGGTGAGGCTCCTCGAGTTTCGTACCATGTAG
- the LOC112179127 gene encoding protein PHOSPHATE-INDUCED 1, whose amino-acid sequence MAAFASSYLLLQLVLLISLFYFGSAARSLAETSDQTQQPILFQYHNGPLLTGKISINLIWYGKFKPSQRAIVSDFITSLSTYSPSTNQPSVATWWKSIEKYYHLSNAKKTSSLSLSLGTQILDESYSLGKSLSVGKHIKQLAAKGGQSNAINVVLTSSDVLIDGFCSSKCGTHGSSKSSFIRGKSSKFAYIWVGNSEIQCPGQCAWPFHQPIYGPQSPPLVAPNNDVGLDGMIINLASLLAGTVTNPFGNGFYQGPKEAPLEAASACPGVYGKGAYPGYAGDLLVDATTGASYNANGLNGKKYLLPALFDPSTSTCSTLV is encoded by the coding sequence ATGGCTGCTTTTGCTTCCTCTTATCTACTTCTACAACTAGTCCTGCTCATCTCTTTGTTCTATTTTGGCTCAGCAGCTAGGAGCCTTGCTGAGACCTCAGACCAAACCCAGCAGCCTATACTATTCCAATACCACAATGGCCCTCTTCTCACTGGCAAAATCTCCATCAATTTGATCTGGTATGGGAAATTCAAGCCTTCGCAGCGCGCAATTGTTTCCGATTTCATCACCTCCCTTTCCACTTATTCTCCATCTACAAACCAACCATCAGTTGCTACATGGTGGAAATCCATAGAGAAATACTACCACCTCTCCAATGCCAAGAAAACATCATCTCTTTCCCTATCATTGGGTACCCAAATCCTCGACGAGAGCTACTCTCTGGGCAAGTCCCTATCTGTTGGCAAACACATCAAACAGTTGGCAGCCAAGGGTGGCCAGAGTAATGCCATCAATGTTGTCTTGACCTCATCAGATGTTCTAATTGATGGGTTCTGCTCCAGCAAATGTGGTACACACGGGTCTTCAAAGAGCTCTTTCATCAGAGGCAAGAGCTCCAAGTTTGCTTACATCTGGGTCGGAAACTCCGAGATCCAATGCCCGGGTCAATGTGCTTGGCCATTCCATCAGCCAATTTACGGACCACAATCTCCACCTTTGGTTGCACCCAACAATGATGTGGGTTTGGACGGTATGATCATCAATCTAGCTAGTCTTTTGGCGGGGACTGTGACCAACCCTTTTGGAAATGGGTTCTACCAAGGTCCCAAAGAGGCTCCATTAGAGGCTGCTTCGGCTTGTCCTGGTGTCTATGGGAAAGGAGCTTATCCTGGTTACGCCGGAGACCTCTTGGTTGATGCTACAACTGGTGCCAGCTACAATGCCAATGGTTTGAATGGGAAGAAGTACTTGCTTCCTGCTTTGTTTGACCCTTCAACCTCAACTTGTTCTACTCTTGTTTGA
- the LOC112178503 gene encoding glutamic acid-rich protein-like: MKPLTAEELEQYESVSKSSDSDSDDGLEDEKEESDEDEDDDDDDEDEDDEDDVQEVVQSFGGPPVQSINDEDDEEDEEDTEGGDDDNDNDNGEGDDDDDEGEDEDGANESNAEVSKCKKARLVYYWRPVHYCGSVHY; the protein is encoded by the exons ATGAAGCCTTTGACTGCCGAGGAATTGGAGCAGTACGAGTCCGTTTCGAAGTCCTCCGACTCTGACTCCGACGACGGCCTCGAAGATGAGAAAGAGGAAAGCGACGAAGACGAggatgacgacgacgacgatgaggatgaagatgacGAGGACGATGTCCAGGAGGTCGTGCAGTCCTTCGGTGGCCCTCCGGTTCAGTCAATAAACGATGAGGACGACGAAGAAGACGAGGAAGACACTGAAGGAGGCGATGACGACAACGACAACGACAACGGCGAGGGagatgacgacgacgacgaggGCGAGGATGAG GATGGAGCTAATGAAAGCAATGCTGAAGTGAGCAAATGCAAGAAGGCCAGGCTAGTATACTACTGGAGGCCAGTACACTACTGCGGATCAgtacactactga
- the LOC112175281 gene encoding protein PHOSPHATE-INDUCED 1, whose translation MAAFASSYLLLQLLLLISLFHFGSAARSLGETSDQTQQPILFQYHNGPLLTGKISINLIWYGKFKPSQRAIVSDFITSLSTSSPSTNQPSVATWWKSIEKYYHLSNAKKTSSLSVSLGNQILDESYSLGKSLSVGKHIKQLAAKGGQSNAINVVLTSSDVLIDGFCSSKCGTHGSSKSSFIRGKSSKFAYIWVGNSETQCPGQCAWPFHQPIYGPQSPPLVAPNNDVGLDGMVINLAGLLAGTVTNPFGNGFYQGPKEAPLEAASACPGVYAKGAYPGYAGDLLVDATTGASYNANGLNGKKYLLPALFDPSTSSCSTLV comes from the coding sequence ATGGCTGCTTTTGCTTCCTCTTATCTTCTTCTACAACTACTCCTGCTCATCTCTTTGTTCCATTTTGGCTCAGCAGCTAGAAGCCTTGGTGAGACCTCAGACCAAACCCAGCAGCCTATACTATTCCAATACCACAATGGCCCTCTTCTCACTGGCAAAATCTCTATCAATTTGATATGGTATGGAAAATTTAAGCCTTCGCAGCGCGCAATTGTTTCCGATTTCATCACCTCCCTTTCCACTTCTTCTCCATCTACAAACCAACCATCAGTTGCTACATGGTGGAAATCCATAGAGAAATACTACCACCTCTCCAATGCCAAGAAAACCTCATCTCTTTCCGTCTCATTGGGTAACCAAATCCTTGATGAGAGCTACTCTCTGGGCAAGTCCCTATCTGTTGGAAAACACATCAAACAGTTGGCAGCCAAGGGTGGCCAGAGTAATGCCATCAATGTTGTCTTGACCTCATCAGATGTTCtaattgatgggttttgctccAGCAAGTGTGGTACACACGGGTCTTCAAAGAGCTCTTTCATCAGAGGCAAGAGCTCCAAGTTTGCTTACATCTGGGTCGGAAACTCCGAGACCCAATGCCCGGGTCAATGTGCTTGGCCATTCCATCAGCCAATTTACGGACCACAATCTCCACCTTTGGTTGCGCCCAACAATGATGTGGGTTTGGACGGTATGGTCATCAATCTAGCTGGCCTTTTGGCGGGGACTGTGACCAACCCTTTTGGAAATGGGTTCTACCAGGGTCCCAAAGAGGCTCCATTAGAGGCTGCATCAGCTTGTCCCGGAGTTTATGCTAAAGGAGCTTATCCTGGTTACGCCGGAGACCTCTTGGTTGATGCTACGACTGGTGCCAGCTACAACGCCAATGGTTTGAATGGGAAGAAGTACTTGCTTCCTGCTTTGTTTGACCCTTCAACCTCATCATGTTCTACTCTTGTTTGA